The Coffea eugenioides isolate CCC68of chromosome 8, Ceug_1.0, whole genome shotgun sequence genome has a segment encoding these proteins:
- the LOC113780951 gene encoding phospholipase D alpha 1-like, whose protein sequence is MPSKLLHGTLQATIFEIDRLQTGWGFNFCGKVFHTEMSTGYGFGIVGSRLYATIDLERARVGRTRMIEKQLSNPRWYEGFRICCAHMVSNVIFTVKDDNAVGATLIGRAYLPVEEIINGFIVDRWLQILDEDGIPIQGGPKIHVKLQFFSVNQDPNWSRGIGGSLAFKGVPRTFFKERQGCHVTLYQDAHMPDTGFSNYLESKLRYEPQRCWEDIFDAINNAKHLIYMTGWSVYTQITLIRDPNRPKPGGDITLGELLKKKANEGVRVLLLVWDDRTSVETLKRDGLMATHDQETGDFFRDTNVHCVLCPRNPDDGNSIIQGFEVSAMFTHHQKTVIVDSEIPGSGGEPKRRIVSFLGGIDLCDGRYDTVAHPLFSSLNTAHHDDFHQPNFPDSNIRKGGPREPWHDVHCKLEGPAAWDVLYNFEQRWQRQVGNNYLFSLNELYRFAIPPSPVTQSEDHETWNVQVFRSIDGGAAYGFPENPAEAAQVGLVSGKDHIIDRSIQDAYIHAIRRAKNFIYIENQYFLGSSYGWEGNDIQVPDINALHLIPKELSLKIVSKIEAGEKFTVYVVIPMWPEGIPESASVQAILDWQRRTMEMMYKDIARALQAKGEGDDVDLRDYLTFFCLGNRESREAGEYVPPETPNPDTDYARAQKSRRFMIYVHAKTMIVDDEYIIVGSANINQRSMDGARDTEIAMGGYQPHHLSNAEPAKGSIFQFRMALWLEHLDVHDYVFYHPGTLECVRQVNLHAERSWELYSSDTFPDNEDLSVRLLRYPVNVSRDGIITALPGLDFFPDTKARVLGTKSDYLPPILTT, encoded by the exons ATGCCTTCAAAACTGCTTCATGGAACTCTTCAAGCTACGATATTTGAGATTGACAGACTGCAAACTGGATGGGGTTTTAATTTCTGCGGCAAAGTAT TCCATACAGAGATGTCTACTGGATATGGTTTCGGT ATTGTTGGTTCGAGACTATATGCTACCATTGATTTGGAAAGGGCTCGAGTTGGACGAACCAGAATGATAGAAAAACAGCTTTCCAATCCTCGTTGGTACGAAGGCTTTCGAATATGTTGTGCCCATATGGTCTCTAATGTCATTTTCACTGTAAAAGATGACAATGCTGTTGGAGCAACACTAATTGGAAGAGCTTATTTGCCCGTCGAGGAGATCATAAATGGATTCATAGTTGACAGATGGCTCCAGATTTTGGATGAAGATGGCATCCCAATACAAGGTGGACCAAAAATTCATGTGAAGCTGCAATTTTTCAGCGTAAATCAGGATCCCAATTGGTCTCGAGGAATCGGAGGTAGTCTAGCATTTAAAGGGGTTCCCCGTACTTTCTTCAAGGAAAGACAAGGTTGCCATGTTACCCTCTACCAAGATGCTCATATGCCCGACACTGGCTTTTCGAATTACCTCGAATCCAAATTAAGATACGAGCCTCAGAGGTGTTGGGAGGATATATTTGATGCCATCAACAATGCAAAACACTTGATTTATATGACAGGATGGTCTGTTTATACTCAGATCACCTTGATAAGGGATCCAAATAGGCCTAAGCCAGGGGGAGATATTACTCTTGGCGAGCTGCTAAAGAAGAAGGCAAATGAAGGTGTGAGGGTCCTGTTGCTTGTTTGGGATGACAGAACTTCAGTTGAGACTCTTAAGAGGGATGGTCTGATGGCAACACATGATCAAGAAACCGGTGATTTCTTTCGTGACACGAATGTTCATTGTGTTCTCTGTCCTAGAAATCCTGATGATGGGAACAGCATAATCCAGGGATTTGAGGTTTCCGCCATGTTTACCCATCACCAAAAGACAGTAATAGTGGACTCTGAAATTCCAGGATCGGGGGGCGAGCCGAAGAGGAGAATTGTGAGTTTTCTTGGCGGAATTGATCTCTGTGACGGGAGATATGATACGGTAGCTCATCCCTTGTTCAGCTCTCTAAATACTGCCCATCATGATGATTTTCATCAACCCAATTTTCCAGACTCCAATATCAGGAAAGGTGGCCCCAGGGAGCCATGGCATGACGTTCACTGCAAGCTGGAAGGACCTGCAGCTTGGGATGTACTGTACAATTTCGAACAGCGATGGCAGAGGCAAGTCGGAAACAACTATCTGTTCTCCCTTAATGAGCTTTATAGATTTGCCATCCCCCCATCACCAGTGACCCAGTCGGAAGATCACGAAACATGGAATGTTCAAGTTTTTCGCTCGATTGATGGTGGTGCTGCTTATGGCTTCCCTGAAAATCCTGCGGAGGCAGCTCAAGTAGGACTTGTTAGTGGGAAGGACCACATTATAGACAGAAGCATTCAGGATGCTTACATTCATGCTATCCGTCGCGCAAAGAATTTCATTTACATCGAAAATCAGTACTTCTTGGGAAGCTCGTATGGTTGGGAAGGGAATGATATACAGGTTCCGGACATCAACGCATTGCACCTCATTCCCAAAGAGCTCTCACTGAAGATCGTGAGCAAGATAGAAGCAGGGGAGAAATTCACAGTCTACGTTGTAATTCCAATGTGGCCAGAAGGGATTCCAGAGAGTGCATCTGTCCAGGCGATACTAGATTGGCAAAGGAGGACAATGGAGATGATGTATAAAGATATTGCTCGAGCACTCCAAGCTAAGGGTGAGGGGGATGATGTAGACCTTAGAGACTACCTAACGTTCTTCTGCCTTGGCAATCGGGAGTCCCGAGAGGCTGGAGAATATGTGCCTCCAGAAACCCCCAATCCTGACACTGATTATGCCAGAGCTCAAAAATCTAGGCGCTTCATGATCTATGTTCATGCCAAAACCATGATAG TGGATGATGAATACATAATCGTGGGGTCTGCAAACATCAATCAGAGGTCGATGGATGGAGCAAGAGATACAGAGATTGCAATGGGAGGGTATCAGCCTCATCATCTTTCAAATGCAGAACCAGCAAAGGGCAGCATATTTCAATTCAGAATGGCCCTGTGGTTGGAACATCTTGATGTACATGATTACGTGTTTTATCATCCAGGGACATTGGAATGTGTCAGGCAAGTGAATTTACATGCAGAGAGAAGTTGGGAGCTCTACTCGAGTGATACATTTCCTGATAATGAGGACCTCTCGGTCCGGCTTCTGAGGTATCCTGTGAATGTTTCAAGGGATGGAATCATTACTGCACTACCTGGACTTGATTTCTTTCCTGACACCAAAGCCCGTGTTCTTGGGACAAAATCTGATTACCTTCCTCCAATCCTTACTACTTGA
- the LOC113779871 gene encoding ethylene-responsive transcription factor WIN1-like, with protein MIQRTTTNMVPSRKFRGVRQRQWGSWVSEIRHPLLKKRIWLGTFETAEAAARAYDQAAILMNGQNAKTNFPVVKENPNEPSRKTSTDHQDSRPLSLTAPPAESLSEILSAKLKKCCKDPAPSLTCLRLDNSQIGVWQKRTGRHSGSNWVLKVELGKNKDHQNSTQQASLCSSSSTTTATTTSSSSGSSTTSSGTAAIDQHETGVGMDEENRVAMQMVEELLNWNCPPPYLTNP; from the exons ATGATCCAGAG GACAACAACCAACATGGTACCCTCCAGGAAATTCAGAGGTGTCAGGCAACGCCAGTGGGGATCTTGGGTGTCAGAAATCCGCCACCCTTTATT GAAGAAAAGAATATGGCTAGGGACATTTGAGACAGCAGAGGCAGCAGCGAGAGCCTATGATCAAGCAGCCATATTGATGAATGGCCAAAATGCCAAAACCAATTTCCCGGTGGTGAAGGAGAATCCAAACGAGCCGTCCCGAAAAACCAGTACTGATCATCAAGATTCCCGTCCCTTAAGCTTAACAGCTCCACCTGCGGAGTCCCTCTCCGAAATCCTGAGTGCAAAACTGAAGAAATGCTGCAAGGATCCAGCACCTTCGCTCACTTGTCTGAGGCTTGACAATTCCCAGATTGGGGTGTGGCAGAAGAGGACAGGTCGTCATTCCGGCTCCAATTGGGTACTGAAAGTTGAGCTTGGGAAAAATAAAGATCACCAAAATTCAACCCAACAAGCCTCATTATGCTCCTCTTCTTCCACCACAACCGCCACCACCACTTCTTCATCATCAGGATCATCCACGACTTCTTCTGGTACTGCTGCTATTGATCAACATGAAACTGGAGTTGGGATGGATGAAGAGAATAGAGTGGCGATGCAGATGGTGGAAGAACTGCTCAACTGGAATTGTCCACCACCGTATCTCACCAATCCTTAA